The Verrucomicrobiia bacterium sequence GCGGCGTTCGGGAGGTGGCAGGCGTCGGGAGGGGTCGTCGGGGGAGTAGGAGAGGGGTTCGAGGAAGAGGGGGATTTCCTCGCGGGCACAGTCGGCGGCGATGGTACGGACGAGGTGTTCGACCTGGGGCGCCTGGGGGGCGTCGGGGTGGTAGTACACGAGGAGTTTCACGCCGGAAGCGCCGGAGCGGGCGATGCGGGCGACGTTCCAGCCTTCGGCGAGGCCGGTCTGGAGGTTGGCGGGATCGCCGGTGGATCCGGTGTCGAGGGCGACGAGGAGGCCGGTGGAGCCGGGCAGGTCGCCGTGGGTGACGCAGGCGTCGAGGCCGAGTTCGGGATCGAGGAGGACGGCGGAGGCGAGGGGGCCGAGGGCGCGAACGATGTCGCGTTTGATGTCGGCGAGGAGTTCGTCGAGGGGGCGGTCGGGGGAGGCGGACGCGAGCTGACGGCGGAGGGGGCCGCGGTGGTCGATGGCGAGAACGGTGAAGGCGCCGTCGGGACCGGCGGTTTGCTGGAGGCGGCGCCGTTTGCCGAGGGGGAGTGGCATGGGGATCAGGGGGTGGGGGGATGGGGAATGGTCGGGCGGTCGATTTCGTCGAGGCGGACGGGGCGGTTGAGGGTGTGGGACTGGCGGGCGGCGTGGGCGATGAGGACGGGGATGCGGCCGTCGGGGCCGGGGACGGGGGAGGGGGAACCGGAGCGGATGGCGGCGAGGAAGGCGCGCATTTCCTCGAGGTAACTGTCGAGGTAGCGATCCATGAAGAAGCGGAGGGGGAGGTCGCGCTGGACGCGTTCGGGGCCGCTGAGGAGGGCGGTGTTGGGGTGGTTGTTGTCGATGCGGATGGAGCCGGCGGAGCCGAAGACTTCGACGCGCTGGTCGTAGCCGTACACGGCCTGGCGGCAGTTCTGGATGGTGGCGACGACGCCGTTGCGGAAGGTGAGCAGGACGGTGGCGGTGTCGAGGTCGCCGGCCTCGCCGATGGCGGGGTCCACGCGGACGCTGCCGGTGGCATAGACCTCGACGATCTCGGAGCCGACCAGGAAGCGGGCCATGTCGAAGTCGTGGATGGTCATGTCGAGGAAGATGCCGCCGGAGCGGCGGACGTACTCGAGCGGGGGCGGGGCGGGATCGCGGCTGACGATGAGGACCTGGTGGGGGGTGCCGATTTCGCCGCGGACGACGGCTTCGCGGACGCGGCGGAAGTTGGGGTCGAAGCGTCGATTGAAGCCGATCTGGAGGAGGACGCCGGCGCGATCGACGGCGGCGAGGGCCCGGTCGATGGGGGCGAGTCCGGCATCGATGGGTTTTTCGCAGAAGACGTGTTTGCCGGCGGCGGCGGCGGCTTCGATGATCCCGACGTGGGTGTCGGTGGGGGAACAGACGATCACGGCCGCGAGGTCGGGGCGGGCGAGGAGTTCACGGTAGTCGGAGCCGGACTGCGGGATGCCGAAGCGTTCGGCGCAGGAACGGGCGGCGCCGGGATCGACGTCGGTGACCATGCGGAGGTCGGCTTCGGGGAGGCGGCAGCGGAGGTGTTCGGCGTGGAGACGGCCGATGCGACCCGCGCCGACGAGGCCGACGGGGATGGGGGACGGGGTCATGGATCAGAGGCCGAGGGTACGGAGGAATTCGCGGTTGCGGCGGGCGCTTTCCTTCGGGGTGCCCATGCCGGGGAGGACATCCTGCTCGACCAGGACCCAGCCGCGGTATTCGCGGCGGCGGAGCCAGTCGAGGACGGCCCGGAAATCGACGCAGCCGCGGCCGAGTTCGCAGAAGACGCCATGGCGGACGGCGGCGAAGTAGTCCCAGCCTTCGGCGCGGGCGCGGCGGGCGACGGCGGGTTCGCAATCCTTGAGGTGGAAGTAGGGGATGCGATCGGCGAAGCGGTCGAGGGCCTGGAGGACGGCGGTGGTGTCGTCGGCTCCGGCGCCGTAGGTGAGGTGGCCGGTATCGAAGACCAGTCCGACGAGTTCGGGGTCGGTGCGGGCGAGGAGGATTTCGATTTCGTCGGGGGTTTCGAGGAAGCCGGCGCAGTGATGGTGAAAGACGGTGCGGAGGCCGGTGGCGCGATGGACGGCCCGGGCCACGCGGTGGGTGCCGTCGATGAAGGCGGACCAGCCGGCGTCGGAGAGGGCCATGGCCGTGGTGACGCGGCCGGCGTGGAGGGTGCGGACGGGGTCGGAGCCGTTGTCGTCGGCGAGGACGAGGAAGGGCGGGGAACCGGCGGAGGATTGCTGGTGGACGGCGGCGAGGAGTTCGGCGACGCGGAGGGCGCGGGCTTCGCCGTCGGCGTGGGCGTCGGGGTGGCGCAGGGCGACGGGGACGAAGGCGCCGAGGAGCTGGAGGTGACGGGCGGCGAGTTCGCGGTGGAGATCGTGGGGCGAGGTGGGCATGAAGCCCCAGTCACCGAGTTCGGTGCCGGCGTAGCCGGTGGCGGCCATTTCGTCGAGGACCTGGGCGTAGCCGAGGGGTCTGGCTTCGAGGCCTTCGAATTCGAGGGAGCCCCAGGAGCAGGGGGCATTGCCGACGCGGATGGGGACGGGGACAGGGACGGGGAGGGGGTTCATGAGGGGAGGAAGAGGCGTTCCTTGGGGCGTTGGGATTCCCAGACGGCGCGGGCCTGGCGGACGGATTCGGATTCGCTGACTTCGGCCGGGGGGACATCCCACCAGGATTCGTAGCCGCCGACGCCGGCGTAGCGGTCGTTGCGGATGGCGATGACGGTGGTGCGGGGCTGGCGGCGGGCTTCGAGGAGGGCGGCGGTGAAGTCGTCGTAGGTGGCGCACTCGATGACATGGGCGCCGAGGCTGCGGGCGTTGAGGGCGAGGTTGACGGGGAGGGGTTCGAGGTCGGGGCCGGCCTCGTCGCCGGGGAGCTGGCCATCGCGGGGGAAGGCATAGCGGGTGCCGAAGCCCTGTTGTCCGAGGGAACGGCTGAGGCCGCCGATGCTGTTGAAGCCGGAGTTGTCCATGAGGACGATGGTGAGTTTGAGGTCCTCCTGGATGGACGTGATGATTTCGTTGCCGAGCATGAGGTAGCTGCCATCGCCGACGAGGACATAGACTTCGCGGCGGGGGTCGGCGAGTTTGATGCCGAGGCCGCCGGCGATTTCGTAGCCCATGGTGCTGAAGCCGTATTCGAGGTGGAAATTCTTCGTGTTGCGGCAGCGCCAGAGTTTGTGGAGGTCGCCGGGCATGCTGCCGGCGGCATTGATCATGACGGCGTCGGGGGGGCTGAGTTCGTTGACGGCGCCGATGAGTTCGCCCTGGCTGGGGAGGGGTTGGTGGCGGATGGCGTAGATGCGGTCCACCTCGGCTTCCCAGTCGTGGTGGGCCTGTTCGGATTCGGCGCGGTATCCGGGGGGGACGGAATGACCGGCGAGCATGGGGAGGAGTTCGTCGAGGGTGACGCGGGCATCGCCGACGAGGGGGAGGGCGTGGTGTTTGGCGGCGTCGAATTCGGCGACGTTGAGATTGATGAAGCGGACGCCCGGGGCCTGGAAGGCGGTTTTGCTGGCGGTGGTGAAGTCGCTGTAACGGGTGCCGATGCCGAGGACGAGGTCGGCGTTGCGGGCGGCGAGGTTGGCGGCGCGGGTGCCGGTGACGCCGATGGCGCCGAGGTTGAGGGGATGGTCGTACCGGAGGGAGCCTTTGCCGGCCATGGTTTCGCCGACGGGGATGCCGGTGGCCTCGACGAAGCGGCGGAGGGATTCGGTGGCACCGCTGTAGAGGACGCCTCCGCCGGCGACGATGAGGGGACGCCGGGCGGCGCGGATCCAGTCGGCGGCGCGGAGGATGGCGGCGGTGTCGGGGCGGTTGCGGGGGACGGACCAGGTGCGGGGGGCGAAGAATTCGGAGGGATAATCGAAGGCCTCGGTCTGGGCGTCCTGGGGGAGGGCGAGGGTGACGGCGCCGGTTTCGACGGGGCTGGTGAGGACGCGCATGGCCTCGGGCAGGGCGGTGAGGAGCTGGTCGGGCCGGTAGAGGCGGTCCCAGTAGCGGCTGACGGGTTTGAAGCAGTCGTTGACCGAGATGTCCTGGGTGTGGCTGGACTCGAGTTGCTGGAGGACGGGGGCGACGTTGCGGCGGGCGAAGATGTCGCCGGGGAGGAGGAGGACGGGGAGGCGGTTGATGGTGGCGACGGCGGCGCCGGTGATCATGTTGGTGGCGCCGGGTCCGATGGAGGAGGTGCAGACGAGGGACTGGAGGCGGTTCTGCATTTTGGCGAAGGCGACGGCGGTATGGACCATGGCCTGCTCGTTGCGGCTTTGGTAGTAGCGGAGGGCGGGGTACTGCTGGAGGGCCTGTCCGATGCCGGCGATGTTGCCGTGGCCGAAGATGCCGAAGCAGCCGGGGAAGAAGCGGTGGCTGACGCCGTCGCGTTCGACGTGCTGGTGAACGAGGAATTTGACCAGGGCCTGGGCCAGGGTGAGGCGTTCGGTGGGGAGGTTCATAGGCATGGAGAGGCGTGGAGGGGCGTGGAGGGGTTCAGTCCAGTCCGCCGCGGGGGGCGACGAAGGCGAGGACTTCGTCGAGGGTGGGCATGAAGTTGGCGCAGCCGTGGCGGGTGACGACGATGGCGCCGCAGGCGTTGCCGAGGCGGGCGGCCTTGCGCCAGCCCCAGCCCTGGAGGTGGCCGTAGAGGAACCCGGCGGCGAAGGCATCGCCGGCTCCGAGGATATTGGCGATCTCGACGGGGTAACCTGGGGCCTCGATGGATTC is a genomic window containing:
- the iolG gene encoding inositol 2-dehydrogenase, whose amino-acid sequence is MTPSPIPVGLVGAGRIGRLHAEHLRCRLPEADLRMVTDVDPGAARSCAERFGIPQSGSDYRELLARPDLAAVIVCSPTDTHVGIIEAAAAAGKHVFCEKPIDAGLAPIDRALAAVDRAGVLLQIGFNRRFDPNFRRVREAVVRGEIGTPHQVLIVSRDPAPPPLEYVRRSGGIFLDMTIHDFDMARFLVGSEIVEVYATGSVRVDPAIGEAGDLDTATVLLTFRNGVVATIQNCRQAVYGYDQRVEVFGSAGSIRIDNNHPNTALLSGPERVQRDLPLRFFMDRYLDSYLEEMRAFLAAIRSGSPSPVPGPDGRIPVLIAHAARQSHTLNRPVRLDEIDRPTIPHPPTP
- a CDS encoding TIM barrel protein; this translates as MNPLPVPVPVPIRVGNAPCSWGSLEFEGLEARPLGYAQVLDEMAATGYAGTELGDWGFMPTSPHDLHRELAARHLQLLGAFVPVALRHPDAHADGEARALRVAELLAAVHQQSSAGSPPFLVLADDNGSDPVRTLHAGRVTTAMALSDAGWSAFIDGTHRVARAVHRATGLRTVFHHHCAGFLETPDEIEILLARTDPELVGLVFDTGHLTYGAGADDTTAVLQALDRFADRIPYFHLKDCEPAVARRARAEGWDYFAAVRHGVFCELGRGCVDFRAVLDWLRRREYRGWVLVEQDVLPGMGTPKESARRNREFLRTLGL
- the iolD gene encoding 3D-(3,5/4)-trihydroxycyclohexane-1,2-dione acylhydrolase (decyclizing) — translated: MNLPTERLTLAQALVKFLVHQHVERDGVSHRFFPGCFGIFGHGNIAGIGQALQQYPALRYYQSRNEQAMVHTAVAFAKMQNRLQSLVCTSSIGPGATNMITGAAVATINRLPVLLLPGDIFARRNVAPVLQQLESSHTQDISVNDCFKPVSRYWDRLYRPDQLLTALPEAMRVLTSPVETGAVTLALPQDAQTEAFDYPSEFFAPRTWSVPRNRPDTAAILRAADWIRAARRPLIVAGGGVLYSGATESLRRFVEATGIPVGETMAGKGSLRYDHPLNLGAIGVTGTRAANLAARNADLVLGIGTRYSDFTTASKTAFQAPGVRFINLNVAEFDAAKHHALPLVGDARVTLDELLPMLAGHSVPPGYRAESEQAHHDWEAEVDRIYAIRHQPLPSQGELIGAVNELSPPDAVMINAAGSMPGDLHKLWRCRNTKNFHLEYGFSTMGYEIAGGLGIKLADPRREVYVLVGDGSYLMLGNEIITSIQEDLKLTIVLMDNSGFNSIGGLSRSLGQQGFGTRYAFPRDGQLPGDEAGPDLEPLPVNLALNARSLGAHVIECATYDDFTAALLEARRQPRTTVIAIRNDRYAGVGGYESWWDVPPAEVSESESVRQARAVWESQRPKERLFLPS